Proteins from one Piscinibacter lacus genomic window:
- the radA gene encoding DNA repair protein RadA — MARDKTVYTCRECGGQSPKWLGQCPHCKAWNTLDEGPAEPAAGAPRNRFQGLAAAQPVRALAEIEASEVDRRPTGLGELDRVLGGGIVEGGVVLIGGDPGIGKSTLLLQAVDALSADWPVLYVSGEESGAQVALRARRLGLVGTAVQVLAEIQLEKILATLEQMQPRFCVIDSIQTVFSDALSSAPGSVAQVRECAAQLTRAAKASGCAVVLVGHVTKEGALAGPRVLEHMVDTVLYFEGDTHSSFRLIRAIKNRFGAVNEIGVFAMTDKGLKGVSNPSAIFLSTQGEPVPGACVLVTLEGTRPLLVEIQALVDSGGPSPRRLSVGLDRDRLAMLLAVLHRHAGVACMDQDVFVNAVGGVRIAEPAADLAVLLAIQGSLRGKALPRGLIAFGEVGLAGEVRPAPRGQERLREAAKLGFTAAIVPQANVPRQPIEGLTVHGVERVEQAIELARSLG; from the coding sequence ATGGCCCGCGACAAGACCGTCTACACCTGCCGCGAATGCGGCGGCCAGAGCCCGAAGTGGCTCGGCCAGTGCCCGCACTGCAAGGCCTGGAACACCCTGGACGAGGGCCCGGCCGAGCCGGCCGCCGGCGCCCCGCGCAACCGCTTCCAGGGCCTGGCCGCAGCCCAGCCGGTGCGTGCCCTGGCCGAGATCGAGGCCAGCGAGGTCGACCGCCGCCCGACCGGCCTGGGCGAGCTGGACCGCGTCCTCGGCGGCGGCATCGTCGAGGGCGGCGTGGTGCTGATCGGCGGCGACCCGGGCATCGGCAAGAGCACCCTGCTGCTCCAGGCCGTCGATGCGCTTTCGGCCGACTGGCCGGTGCTTTATGTGAGCGGCGAGGAATCCGGCGCGCAGGTCGCCCTGCGCGCCCGCCGCCTCGGCCTGGTCGGCACGGCGGTGCAGGTGCTTGCCGAGATCCAGTTGGAGAAGATCCTCGCGACGCTGGAGCAGATGCAGCCGCGCTTCTGCGTGATCGACTCGATCCAGACCGTGTTCTCCGACGCGCTCAGCTCCGCGCCCGGCTCGGTCGCCCAGGTGCGCGAGTGCGCGGCCCAGCTCACCCGCGCGGCCAAGGCCAGCGGCTGTGCGGTGGTGCTGGTCGGCCACGTGACCAAGGAAGGCGCACTGGCCGGCCCGCGCGTGCTGGAGCACATGGTCGACACCGTGCTGTATTTCGAGGGCGACACGCACAGCAGCTTCCGCCTGATCCGCGCGATCAAGAACCGCTTCGGCGCGGTCAACGAGATCGGCGTGTTCGCGATGACCGACAAGGGCCTCAAGGGCGTCAGCAACCCGAGCGCGATCTTCCTCTCGACCCAGGGCGAGCCGGTGCCCGGCGCCTGCGTGCTGGTCACGCTGGAGGGCACGCGGCCGCTGCTGGTCGAGATCCAGGCCCTGGTCGACAGCGGCGGACCCAGCCCGCGCCGCCTGAGCGTGGGCCTGGACCGCGACCGCCTGGCCATGCTGCTGGCCGTGCTGCACCGCCATGCCGGCGTGGCCTGCATGGACCAGGATGTGTTCGTCAACGCCGTCGGCGGCGTGCGCATTGCCGAGCCGGCGGCCGACCTGGCCGTGCTGCTCGCCATCCAGGGCAGCTTGCGCGGCAAGGCCCTGCCGCGCGGCCTGATCGCCTTCGGCGAAGTCGGCCTGGCCGGCGAGGTGCGGCCCGCGCCGCGCGGCCAGGAGCGGCTGCGCGAGGCGGCCAAGCTCGGCTTCACCGCGGCCATCGTGCCGCAGGCCAATGTGCCGCGCCAGCCGATCGAGGGCCTGACCGTGCACGGCGTCGAGCGCGTCGAGCAGGCCATCGAGCTGGCGCGCAGCCTGGGTTGA
- a CDS encoding metallophosphoesterase family protein, protein MPAAAPVLSPQPVAPGAIPARPADWPGCGTPQPPARLAVVADLHGNLPALEALEARLAAEGIAQAVLLGDQLAGPLWPAETAARLARLGWPALAGNHERQMLAVAGRGPRAQPAHPRSADALAVARLDRPALDALLALPVRAAWGEVWACHGTPASDVQMLLHSVDDPACGGGPAPRPASEAELRARLGPWARPQSAGGPAVVLCGHSHLPACRTLPGGPLLLNPGSLGLPAYDDDLPHPHGVETGSPQARWALLSRGADGTWRAELRTLDYDHPAAAARAEASGRGDWADALRSGRVGRRESEVLGPA, encoded by the coding sequence ATGCCGGCTGCCGCCCCCGTCCTCTCACCGCAGCCCGTCGCGCCGGGCGCCATTCCGGCCCGGCCGGCCGACTGGCCGGGCTGCGGCACCCCGCAGCCGCCCGCGCGCCTGGCCGTGGTGGCCGATCTGCACGGCAACTTGCCGGCGCTGGAGGCGCTGGAGGCGCGGCTGGCCGCCGAGGGCATCGCCCAGGCGGTGCTGCTGGGTGACCAGCTCGCCGGCCCGCTCTGGCCGGCCGAGACGGCTGCCCGCCTGGCCCGGCTCGGTTGGCCTGCCCTGGCTGGTAACCATGAGCGGCAGATGCTGGCGGTGGCGGGCCGCGGGCCGAGGGCGCAGCCGGCCCATCCGCGCTCGGCCGACGCGCTGGCGGTGGCCCGGCTCGACCGCCCGGCGCTCGATGCCCTGCTGGCGCTGCCGGTGCGCGCGGCCTGGGGCGAGGTCTGGGCCTGCCACGGCACGCCGGCCAGCGATGTGCAGATGCTGCTGCACAGCGTCGACGACCCCGCCTGCGGCGGCGGCCCCGCGCCGCGCCCGGCGAGCGAGGCCGAGCTGCGCGCCCGGCTCGGCCCCTGGGCGCGGCCGCAGTCGGCTGGCGGACCGGCTGTTGTCCTCTGCGGCCACAGCCACCTGCCCGCCTGCCGTACCCTGCCCGGCGGTCCGCTGCTGCTCAACCCCGGCAGCCTCGGCCTGCCGGCCTACGACGACGACCTGCCGCATCCTCATGGGGTGGAAACCGGCAGCCCGCAGGCCCGTTGGGCACTGCTCAGCCGGGGCGCCGACGGCACCTGGCGGGCCGAGCTGCGCACCCTGGATTACGACCACCCAGCCGCAGCCGCGCGCGCCGAGGCCAGCGGCCGCGGCGACTGGGCCGATGCCCTGCGCAGCGGGCGCGTCGGCCGCCGCGAGTCCGAGGTGCTCGGCCCGGCTTGA
- a CDS encoding acetyl-CoA C-acyltransferase, with protein sequence MKQLQDAYIVAATRTPIGKAGRGAFRSMRPDDLLVAALQGALRQVPTLDPKAIEDAVIGCAMPEAEQGLNMARLAVMLAGLPNSVGGVTVNRFCASGLTAIQMAADRIRVGEADLMIAGGAESMSLVPMSGHKPSFNPAVFEKDENIGLAYGMGMTAEKVAQQWKVSREAQDAFALASHEKALKAQAAGEFADEITPIEVVERLPNLAEGSVTLRTRTVSLDEGPRADTSLAGLAKLRSAFAAPKDPSGQATGLGSVTAGNSSQTSDGAGALILASEAAIKTHGLTPLARFVGYANKGVPPEIMGIGPIEAIPAVLKRAGLTQEQMDWIELNEAFAAQSLAVLDTLKLDPSKVNPLGGAIALGHPLGATGAIRAATVIHALRRRQLKYGMVTMCIGTGQGAAGIFERV encoded by the coding sequence GCGCCTTCCGCAGCATGCGGCCGGACGACCTGCTGGTTGCCGCCCTCCAGGGCGCCCTGCGCCAGGTGCCGACGCTGGACCCGAAGGCCATCGAGGACGCCGTCATCGGCTGCGCCATGCCCGAGGCCGAGCAGGGCCTGAACATGGCCCGCCTGGCGGTGATGCTGGCGGGGCTGCCGAACTCGGTCGGCGGCGTCACCGTCAACCGCTTCTGCGCCAGCGGCCTGACCGCCATCCAGATGGCCGCCGACCGCATCCGCGTCGGCGAGGCCGACCTGATGATCGCCGGCGGCGCCGAGAGCATGAGCCTGGTGCCCATGAGCGGCCACAAGCCTTCCTTCAACCCGGCCGTGTTCGAGAAGGACGAGAACATCGGCCTGGCCTACGGCATGGGCATGACGGCCGAGAAGGTCGCGCAGCAGTGGAAGGTCAGCCGCGAGGCGCAGGACGCCTTTGCCCTGGCCAGCCACGAGAAGGCGCTGAAGGCCCAGGCGGCGGGCGAGTTCGCCGACGAGATCACGCCCATCGAGGTGGTCGAGCGCCTGCCCAACCTGGCCGAGGGCAGCGTCACCCTGCGCACCCGCACCGTGAGCCTGGACGAAGGCCCGCGCGCGGACACCTCGCTGGCTGGCCTGGCCAAGCTGCGCTCCGCCTTTGCCGCGCCCAAGGACCCGAGCGGCCAGGCCACCGGCCTGGGCAGCGTGACGGCCGGCAACAGCTCGCAGACCAGCGACGGCGCCGGCGCCCTGATCCTGGCCAGCGAAGCCGCGATCAAGACCCACGGCCTGACGCCGCTGGCCCGCTTCGTCGGCTATGCCAACAAGGGCGTGCCGCCCGAGATCATGGGCATCGGCCCCATTGAGGCCATTCCGGCGGTCCTGAAGCGCGCCGGCCTGACGCAGGAGCAGATGGACTGGATCGAGCTGAACGAGGCCTTTGCCGCGCAGTCGCTGGCGGTGCTGGACACGCTCAAGCTCGACCCGTCCAAGGTCAACCCCCTGGGCGGCGCCATCGCCCTGGGCCACCCGCTGGGCGCCACCGGCGCGATCCGTGCGGCCACCGTCATCCACGCCCTGCGCCGCCGTCAGCTCAAGTACGGCATGGTGACCATGTGCATCGGCACCGGCCAGGGGGCGGCGGGCATCTTCGAGCGCGTCTGA
- a CDS encoding enoyl-CoA hydratase has translation MSELLRHTEDGVLTLTLNRLDKKNALNAALYAALADALDEAAAAADTRVVLIQGHEQVFCAGNDLSDFLQSPEIGGDTPVLRFLHAIATFPKPLVAAVAGPAVGVGTTMLLHCDLVYAGDNAVFSLPFVNLGLCPEAASSLLLPRLWGHPRAAEALLLAEPFGVEQAFERGLVNRIVPPNELNAFAAVMARKLASKPLASLVETKRLMKAADAPALQQRLAEEVVVFGRMLKEPAAKEAFTAFLEKRRPDFSRC, from the coding sequence ATGAGCGAGCTGCTGCGCCACACCGAAGACGGCGTCCTCACCCTGACGCTGAACCGACTCGACAAGAAGAACGCGCTGAATGCGGCCCTCTATGCCGCCCTGGCCGATGCGCTGGACGAAGCGGCCGCTGCGGCCGACACCCGCGTCGTGCTGATCCAGGGGCATGAGCAGGTCTTCTGCGCCGGCAACGACCTGTCCGACTTCCTGCAATCGCCCGAGATCGGCGGCGACACGCCGGTGCTGCGCTTCCTGCACGCGATCGCGACCTTCCCCAAGCCCCTGGTCGCCGCGGTGGCCGGCCCGGCGGTGGGCGTGGGCACGACGATGCTGCTGCACTGCGACCTGGTCTATGCCGGCGACAACGCCGTCTTCAGCCTGCCCTTCGTCAACCTGGGCCTCTGCCCCGAGGCGGCCTCCAGCCTGCTGCTGCCGCGGCTTTGGGGCCACCCGCGCGCCGCCGAGGCCCTGCTGCTGGCCGAGCCCTTCGGTGTCGAGCAGGCCTTCGAGCGCGGCCTGGTCAACCGCATCGTGCCGCCCAATGAACTGAATGCCTTCGCCGCCGTGATGGCGCGCAAGCTGGCGAGCAAGCCGCTGGCCTCGCTGGTCGAGACCAAGCGCCTGATGAAGGCCGCCGATGCGCCGGCCCTGCAGCAGCGCCTGGCCGAGGAGGTCGTCGTCTTCGGCCGCATGCTCAAGGAGCCTGCCGCGAAGGAGGCCTTCACCGCCTTCCTCGAAAAGCGCCGACCCGACTTCAGCCGCTGCTGA